DNA sequence from the Vicia villosa cultivar HV-30 ecotype Madison, WI linkage group LG3, Vvil1.0, whole genome shotgun sequence genome:
taaggtAGATTTTCACATCATTTATGGATTAACATACTAATTTCATCCAAAACTCAAGAAATAGTAAACTCCCAATCCTAAATCATGCAATTACTAACCCAATCACACCCTTATCTTTGATTTTAATCCTCCGTCTTCAAGAATCTAAAatcctcttctctttctctctcccttTTTTCTCTACTCTTCAgccttttttctcttcttcctatctttctctcttttcttgtAATTAGGTTTTCTCTCACAAATCTTTACTAACTCTATTTgtgatattgggcttaacccacccaacTACTCTTTCTAATTAATTAGGCCCATTAACTAGTTTACTAATATTATCACTTCTATCTAATTATCCAAATATCacacatattcaaataatcacaaaacacaccaaataatcaattaattaaactaaaaataaattaaatatttcaataaataattaaaaatcagAGGCTTTGTTTGGGGAAATTAGTGGATAGGTTTGATATATCATATCACATTAGATTTTAAAGAAAGTTTTTGGCATTggagtttcttttttctttttaagcaagTCAAAAGAGGAAAGGCGGGAATTATTTGGTTGGCTATTGTTTGGAGGTTATGGTTATGtaggaatgatattatttttaacaACTCTACTTGGAATGCGAAGGATGTGGTTTGAGGTAGTAAAAAACTTATTTGGAGGTAGTCGTATATCGAGAAAATTACTCAactcaattgtaacttttataaaTTTAGCATTAACCCATTATTTTACTTAAATTAGATatcaattggtggataattttcttttttgactTTTTTCGCCTATTTTGTAATCGGGTTTCTCGAGCATTTGTTATATTTCAATACAACTTGCTTATTgaaaaaaccaaagtttgttcCTCCTTATACAACTGATGCAAGAAGACATAATGTCACCCTATGACCAATTAAAAAGATTgctttttgaaaattagtttaaAAATTTTTTTGCTTAGCGAAAATTTTATCAACCTACACTTTATGGATAAAGTGAATTGAACACTTGtacaaaaacacaaaataaatttCAGATGATATAATTAGATTTAAGATCTGTTTATTTCAGCTTTACAAAAatgatttttgttatttttaaaaatagattttaaaaatttgttttttaaaatattacaaatttttttctgttagtttttttaaaattgaaacatTACTTTTGACATTTTATAATACAAACAAATATTATTGAAGACTAAAATatagtcaaaatcgcaattttttcaaaaaatgatatttcaaaattgatttttatgaaaatctatttgtaatagcttcaaaattaagtgattttttgaaattttaatatacaaaatttttttcaataaaaagatgaaatacctaaataatattttaaaaataactatttaaattaaattttcatttgaagcttttatgaaaaatttctttgtaaaatatatttattcaaaattatataacactataaaaatcattttaaaaaaaaagtcaaaacaaaggGACGTTACACTATGTGTGTAAAATGAATCTCATCAATTGAATAAAGAATTTAACATTAATGGATcatgcaaaaatcaaaacatgattcaaCAGTCTTTTTAAAAGTTGAGAGAAAATAGgggtaaatttatattttaatatctaGACAAACTCCTAGAACAAATTGATTGCATTATGTATATTTGATAACAGAGGTGGAAATATTGATTGAGCTTTCTTTGGAAATAATTGTCTACATTGGATGTGAAGTATTTTATTCCACTACCTGAGGATTCTAGTTATATATTTTGCATGTTGAGTATTATTACTTTCTAATGTGTTGATTTAGTTGCAGCTATGTATGTTTGAATTGCAGGAGAGCTTCAATCTCACCACCTTCTACGGTCACCACAATAAAATGCATTTCTGACACATAATAGTCACAGAAAAACACCAGTTGATGCAAATATATTGCATTATGGAAAAACTTATATTGATCAAAACATAAATTAATAACAGTCGATTAAAGTAAACAATAAAAATGTAATTCACAAAATGAGGAAAATCATAGTTGTAAATCCATTAGGGGGCCTTCAATTTCTTCATAAACTGCTTTATTCCTGACCAAGAGTACTCCAGGCTATATAACATGATGAAACAGATGTATAAAAGTTAGCACATTTCAcataaaaataagtttatttttctAAATAAGTTTTGTAATTTATTGATTGAAAGTAAGTTATAACCAAAGACATTGTGAGAAACATAAAAAGAGAAGATGcaaaaacaaaattacaaaagaaaaatgTCTCTCTTTAAGAAGTCGAATTAACATTTAACCTTAATCAATCTCTGATGTAAACCTTTGGTGAAGGCGAGTTTTGAATCAAAATGTCCACTATTTCATCTGGTATCGATGAAATTTGTTTCTTTTCTACCCTGAGTGACTTCAAATTACACAAGGAAGGGAGCTCAAACAATAAATTCGGAACTAAGGAAAGAACCTAAACAAACAACAAGTgttaggatttttttttaattcaagtcATATTTctgataaaatttataaatacaaTCTGCGAAGCAAGCATATTAAAAAAACTCGGGTCAGTCATTGTAAATGTAAAGTGAAAAGGCGTTTTTTTCCGCCTCAAAGTACCTGAAGAGTAGTTGAAGAGACGATTAACGATTCCATATTAACAAGTTCAAACAGCCAATCGAGTAGAACCAATGAAGTCTCTTGTGATTTCCAAAATTCTATTATATCAATACTTACTCGTTTGATAGAAGAGAGATCTCGCTTGCTCCAACAGAGTTTCTGAACAGGAATACCACTAAAAACAAAGGTACAAAGATTTGGAGCAGATAGCTCGATTCCGAAATAGGTTTTAGGTGCGTAATGAAccatgtatatatataaattgacAAGCTTAGTACTTGAAATGCAAAGTTTTTGTTCATTCACAACTTCACAATACACAatattcaaacttttcaaactcgTTAATGCAGAAAACGGATCGGCGCGACCATCATTGCCAACCGAAAAGGCAAAGTGCCATAGACCCAAGCTGGTTAATACTGGCATATCCAAAGAACTAGGAAACAATATGGTTGTACCGTAAACCGTAGGATGACTAACATAAAGATCAAGATATGTTAAAGTGCGACATGACAATAAACAAGTCGGAAAGTGTTGAATCTCACATGTAACACCGATATCTAATCGTTGGACATTGTGTGAAACCGCGTATTTTAGAATTGTTTCAAGCAGGAAAGGCTCCATGACTTTATGGCGGCGAAGTTCTAGAGTGTGGAGTTCGGTTGAGTTATCGCGAAGAGACAAGATCCGAGAGACGAATTCGGTGAAAATCTCGACAGTGGCAAATTGTGAGCCAATTAATGTAAGAGTGGGAACATACTTCCAGAGATTCTTCCATCTTGAGGAGAGAACACAAGTGTGAATAGCTTGTTTGATGTTCAAAAAAGAGAGTATGTGAAGTATAAGACTATCAGGCAAATCACTGAGCCTATCTTTG
Encoded proteins:
- the LOC131659497 gene encoding F-box/FBD/LRR-repeat protein At1g16930-like, encoding MKTENHIHNKDRLSDLPDSLILHILSFLNIKQAIHTCVLSSRWKNLWKYVPTLTLIGSQFATVEIFTEFVSRILSLRDNSTELHTLELRRHKVMEPFLLETILKYAVSHNVQRLDIGVTCEIQHFPTCLLSCRTLTYLDLYVSHPTVYGTTILFPSSLDMPVLTSLGLWHFAFSVGNDGRADPFSALTSLKSLNIVYCEVVNEQKLCISSTKLVNLYIYMVHYAPKTYFGIELSAPNLCTFVFSGIPVQKLCWSKRDLSSIKRVSIDIIEFWKSQETSLVLLDWLFELVNMESLIVSSTTLQVLSLVPNLLFELPSLCNLKSLRVEKKQISSIPDEIVDILIQNSPSPKPGVLLVRNKAVYEEIEGPLMDLQL